GTCCGGTGCGCCTTCGTTGCTTTTATCCGCCTCTGCCGCAGGGCAATCCGTCCCGGCAGCGGCTGGCGCCGGCTCCGGCGGGGTCTCCCTTTGGAAGGCGGCCGCCCCGGACAGGGCGTCGGCCCGGCCCGCTTCATAGGCGGCGTTTTTCGCGCTCTCCATCTCCTGCTTTCGGGCGTTTTCGGCCCGGGCAGCCTCCTTCTGCGCCGTCCGCTGGGCTGAGGCCCGGGCAATGGCCTTTACCAGCACATACACCAGCAGCGCCGCCGCCAGCACCAGACCCACCCAGCCGGGGGCCCGGATGCGCCAGAAGTTCTTCACCTCGAAATATTCCTGCAGCATCCCCTGGTAATACAGCACGAATCCCAGCCCTATGCACACCCCTGCGCCCAAAAGCGCCAGAATGGCCCGGAGCCTGGCCCGTCCTTTTCGCACGAAAAAGTCGATCACCAGCGCGATGGCCAGCAGAAACAGCGCCGGCGACTGGCAGCACAGCACATATCCAAAGGTATGATTCATAGCAGTCTCCTAATTTTTTACAGCATATTTTTGCCGCGCACGATATACCGGCCCCGCTGCCCGCCGAGGACTTGCCCGTTTTCCACCGCCAGCTGACCCCTCAGCCAGACCTGGCTCACGGAGCCGCGGGTCACGAAGCCCTCGTAGGGGGTGTATCCGGCTCGGCTCTGCATATCCTCCGCCCGGAGAACATGGTCCGCCTGGGGGTCATAGACTACGATGTCCGCATCTGCGCCGGGGGCGAGGATGCCCTTGCGGGGGAACATACCGTACAGCTTAGCCGGATTTTCCGACAGGACCCGGCACATGGTGGCCAGGGAAATCTTCCGGGTGGCTACGCCGAAGGAATACACCAGCTCGCCCCGGGCCTCCACCCCGGGCAGGCCCCCGGGTATCTTGGTGAAGTCGCCCCGGCCCGCCTCCTTCTGCGCCAGGGTAAAGGCGCAGTGATCCGTGGAAACGGTCTGGATTTCGCCCTTGCGCAGTCCGGCCCACAGAGCCCGGCAGTCCTCCGATTTGCGGATGGGCGGTGCGCACACATAGCGGGCGGCCCGGGAATAGTCCTCATTATAATACACACTGTCATCCAGCACCAGATACTGGGGACAGGTCTCCACATACACCTTTTGCCCCCGACGCCGGGCGGCGGTGACCTCCGACAAGGTGGCGGCGTTGGTCAAGTGGACGATGACCACCGGGATGTCCACCGCCTGGGCGATGCGCAGCAGACGGCTCACGGCCTCCGCCTCCAGAAAATCGGGCCTCGTCTCCGGGTGGGAGGAAACGCCCATCCGGCCGGCGGCCTTCTTCTCCTCGATGAGGGCGCTAATAACCCCGCTGTTTTCGCAGTGGACGCCGCAGATGCCGCCCTTTTCCTTCAGCTTTTTTAGGGCCTTGTACATGGCCTCATCGCCGATCATCATGGCCGGGTAGGTCATGTACATCTTAAAGGAGGAAATGCCCTCGGCATACATATCGTCGATCTCTTTTTCAATGGACGGATTCCAGTCGTCAATGGTCATGTGGAAGCCGTAGTCGCACCAGCAGTGGCCGTCGGCCTTCTTGTGCCAGAGGTCCAGGCCGTAGCGGAGGGACTCACCCTTGTTGGGGCAGGCGAAGTCCACGATGGTTGTGGTGCCGCCCCGGATGGCGGACTTGGTGCCGCTGTCGAAGTCGTCGATGGTGGTGGTGTTGCACACATCCAGGTCAAAGTGGGTGTGGGCGTCGATAAAGCCGGGCAGGAGAAGCTTCCCGGATACATCCACCACCCGGGCCAGGGGGTCCCGGAGGCTGCGGCCCACCTGCAAAATCTTCTCGTCCTCCACCAGCACATCCGCCCGGCGGGTGCCCCGTCCGGAGACCACAGTGCCGCCTTTCAGCAAATATCTCATCTCAGGCCCTCCTTATTTTATAAACAAATTATATCCTGTGCATCCATAAGCCTCGCAGAGTTTGCCGCCCGCAGGCGGCAAAAAATTGGGATCATTTTTCACCGCGACATGCGCGTGGGGAAAAATACCTCTCAGACTGCCAGTGTGGAATTTTGCCGCAAGGCGGCAAAATTATGCGCGCAGCAGGCTGCAAGCCTTTTGTCGAAAAATTCCAAAGGAATTTTTGACAGGTTTATTATACCACACCCGCAAAAAAAGTCTATAAAAATTGAAAAAAACCGCGCCCTGTGTTATAGTAGGGCCCAAAGGAGGAATGCTTCATGCTGGACTTAACGGAAAAACTGCTGCAAAGCCACCCGATCTATAATGGCCGCATCATCCGTGTGCGCAGGGACGAGGTGCTGCTGCCCGACGGCGGCCACGGCCTGCGGGAGGTGGTGGACCACCCCGGCGGCGTGGGTATCCTGGCCCTGGATGACAAGGGACAGGTGGCCCTGGTGCGCCAGTACCGCTATGCGGTGGGCGAGCATCTGTGGGAGATACCTGCCGGCAAGCGGGAGAAGGGCGAGGAGCCCCGGATAACGGCCCGGCGGGAGCTGCATGAGGAGGTAGGCGCCGACGCCGAAAGGTGGACGGACCTGGGGACGCTCATCGCCTCCCCCGGCTGCTACGCTGAGCGGCTGTACCTGTATAAAGCGGAGGGACTGACCTTTACCCGGCAGCATTTGGATGAGGACGAGTTTTTGGAGGTGCGGTTTTTCCCCTTTGAGGAGGTTGTGGAAAAATGCCTGAACGGCCAGCTCCAGGACGCCAAAACCGTGGCCGTCGTGCTCAAGGCCAAGGTGCTGAGGGAAAAGAGTGGCCTATAAAGCCCGGTTGCTTTTTCAACCGGAACAGGCTATAATGTTCATCGATTCATTACAGGAGAGGCGGTATACAGGTGCTTTTCAATTCACTGAAATTCATGGTCTTTTTGCCGGCGGTGCTGGTCCTCTACTGGGCCCTGCCTCATCGGTTTCGGAAATATCTGCTCCTGGCGGCCAGTTACTATTTTTATATGTGCTGGAAGCCGGAGTTTATCGTGCTGATCCTGTTTTCCACAGCGGTCAATTATTTTTGCGCCCTGTGCATCCGGCGCTATCCCGGGGCCAAAAAGCCTATGCTCATTGCCGACCTGATCGTTAACTTCGGACTTTTGTTTTTCTTCAAATACCTGAATTTCTTCGGTGAGACCCTTACGGCCCTGTGCCGGGCGGTGGGTATCCCCTTTACCGCCCCGGCTCTGGACATCATCCTGCCGGTTGGCATATCCTTTTATACCTTCCAAACTCTCAGCTACACCATCGATGTGTACCGGGGCAAGATGGAGCCCGAGCGGGACTTTATCACCTTTGCTCTGTTTGTGTCCTACTTCCCCCAGTTGGTGGCCGGCCCCATCGAGCGGGCGGATAACCTCCTGCCTCAACTCAAAAAGGAGCAGGTTTTCCGGTATGACCAGGCCGCCCATGGCGTCCGGCTCATGGTCTGGGGCTTTTTCAAAAAGTGCGTGTGTGCCGCTTACCTGTCGCGGTTGGCGGACGCGGTGTATAACGATGCTTCCTATGCCTCCGGCGGCGCGGCGGCCTTGGCCACGGCAGCCTTTGCCCTGCAAATTTACTGCGACTTCGGCGGCTATTCCGACATCGCCCGGGGCTGCTCGGAGATGATGGGTGTGGAGCTGATGGTGAACTTCAAAGCGCCCTATTTCGCCCTCTCCATGCGTGATTTCTGGAAGCGCTGGCATATCTCCCTCACAAGCTGGTTTCGGGAGTATGTGTACTTTCCCCTGGGTGGCAGTCGCCGGGGCTTTGCCCGTACCCTGCGCAACACACTGATTGTATTCGCCCTCAGCGGCTTGTGGCATGGTGCCAGTTGGACCTTCGTGGTGTGGGGGCTGCTCCACGCCCTGTACCTCTGCGCAGAGCTGATTTGGAACCGGCTCCGCCGCAACGCCCCCAAGGCTCCCGGCCCCTGCTGCAAGGCGCTTCTGTTGCTGAAAACCTTTGTCCTGGCGTGTATCGCGTGGACATTTTTTCGGGCGGACACCATGGCCGACGCCCTGGCCGTCCTGGGGGCTGCTTTTGCGGGACTGCGGCATCCCCTGACCTGGATGCAGGATGCCTGGCATCTGCTGACAGCAGGCGGCACCCTGACGGCGGCCATCACCGTCTTTTCCGTACTGGTCCTGCTCCTGGGCGACCTGCTGGACGAAAAGAACGACGCCATGGCGGCGGTGGGGCGGCTGCGGCCTGCGGCTCGGTACGCCCTGTATGTGGTGTTTTTGCTGGGTATACTCCTGCTGATCCCCAAAACTACGGCAGCGCCGTTTATCTATTTCCAGTTTTAAGGAGGCTGGCCGATGAAACAATTTTTGTGTCGCTGTGCCGCCCTGTTTTTGGTGGTCGCCGTGCTGCTCTGGGTGGGCGGCTTGGCCTATAAGCATACAACCACCTACAAAAACCTGGACCGCACAGAGGAAACGGAGAAATACCACGCCATGCCCGACGGCATCACCTTCGCCGTGTTCGGTGCATCCCATGGCCGCGACGCTTTTCAGGCAGCGGACTACCCCGACAAAACCTTTTTCAATTTTTCCATGTCCTCCCAGACCCCGCTCTACGACCTGATGCAGCTCCGGCAGTTTCGGGGGCATCTGACTCCTGGTGCTACTGTGGTGGTGACGGTGAGCTATATGTCTCCCTTCTGGACGGAGTCGGAGGACAGCTTTTCGGACAAGCAGGAGCGCTACTACCGCATCCTCAGCCCCCAAAACATTGTGGACTGCGATGTGGGCCATTGGGTGCTGGTGCGTTGGTCACCGCTGCTGACCAACGACTGCACCGATGTTCTGTCGGCGTTCATCCACCCTCCGGAGCTGCGGGCAGACACCAACACCCTCTACGGCCAGCAGGTCCTCTCGCCTCAGGACATTGCAGGCGAGCAGCAGCGCATCCAAAAAGACCACCTGACCGCCGTGGAACCGGCCATGCCCGACGGCAACCCAGTGATGCTGGATGCACTCCGGGAAATAGCGGCTCTCTGCCGGGAAAACGCCTGGAACGCGGTGTTTGTGACCCCTCCCTACCCGGATGTCTATACCCAGTGCTATTCCGCCAAAATTTTAGGGTGCTTTCAAGACCTTATGACGAGCCTGAGCGCAGAGACGGGTGCCCCCTGGCTGGACTATTCCCGGGACGCTGACTTTTCAGGGCAGTATTCCTATTTCAAGAACATCGACCACCTGAACCTGTCCGGAGCCAAAGCCTTTTCACAGGCCCTGCAAGAAGATTTAGCAGCCCTTATTTCTTGACCCCACAAGAAAACCCTTGCGCTTTGGAGGCATTTCCGTTACACTGAAGGCAGAGCTATGTGCCGAGAGGAGAATTGCGTATGAGTAAAATGCAGAAGATTGCCGTAGTGTTCCTGGTTATTGCCGCCGCCAGTGGGATCCTGCACAAAACAGGCGTGTCCTATGTGCCGGGGCTTACGGCGCTGACCCTGTGCGTGGCTATGTGCGCAGAGGGGGCGGATATGCTCAAGGGCACCGGAAAAAAGAAAAACACCTCCCGCCGTCTGGCGGCCATTCTGGTTTTGGCCTTCGGACTGTTTAACCTGGTGGTGGGCGGCTTTGAGATATACAGCTATGTGCTGGGCCTGTGAGGTGACCTATGGAAGCCGTTATCACCAAGGCTGCCGCCGCTGACCTGCCCGCCGTGGCGCAGATCTATGAGGACATCATCGCCCGCCAGGACCGGGGCGGCCCCTACATCGGCTGGCAGTCCGGGGTGTATCCCACTCTGGAAACGGCCCGGGCGGCCCTGGAGCGGGACGAGCTCTTCGTGCAGCGCCGGGGGGAAAAGGTCGTGGGCTCCGCCATCATCAACCAGACCCAGGTGGATGTCTACGCCCAGGCTGCCTGGCAGTATCCGGCGCAGGACAGCCAGGTTATGGTCCTGCACACCCTGGTTATCGACCCCTCGGAGAGCGCCCACGGCTACGGCGGTCAGTTCGCCGCGTTCTACGAGGCCTATGCCACCCAAAACGGCTGCCCTTACCTGCGCATTGACACCAATGCCCGCAACGAGGTGGCCCGTAAATTCTACAAAAAACTGGGCTATCGGGAGGTGGGCATCGTCCCCTGCCGGTTTAACGGCCTCCCGGATGTAGACCTGGTTATGCTGGAGAAGAAAATTTACTAATGGAGCTGCGACAAGCGCTGAAAAGCACCCCGATGAGGGGTGCTTTTTTGGCGCTGCCGAAAAAGCCGTGGGGTTTCCGGCAGAGAGCTTTCCGCTTGCGGGCGGTATGGACTGCGAGCTTTTTATGCAGCGTTGATGGCTGGCCCGGGAAAAGCTCACTCCGAGAGCAGAATGCGGTCATTATCCAGGGCTTTACCGGCACCGCTTTTGAACTTGGCCAGCAGGTCGTCTACGGTCATGCCGGAGCGCTCCGCCCCGGAGACATCCAGAATGATATGGCCGCTATCCATCATCAGGGTGCGGTTGCCCAGCTCCAGGGCCTGGTGCATATTGTGGGTGACCATGAGGGTGGTGATGCGGTTTTCCGCCACGGTCCGGCGGGTGATCTCCAGGACCTTTTCCGCTGTGGCGGGGTCCAGGGCGGCGGTATGCTCGTCCAGCAGCAGGAGCTTCGGCGGCTTGAAGGTGGCCATCATCAGCGTCAGCGCCTGACGCTGGCCGCCGGAGAGCAGGCCCACAGGCTGCTTCATCCGGTCCTCCAGGCCCATGTCCAGCTGGGCCAGCTTTTCCCGGAAGGCGGCCTTTTCCGCCCGGGTCACATGGCTGAGCCAGCCGCCGGAGGCCGCCGCCAGGGAGAGATTTTCCTCAATGGTCATATGGGGGGCGCTGCCGCGCATGGGGTCCTGGAACAGGCGGCCGATCTGCCGGGAGCGCTGGTATTCCGGCAGGAAGGTGATGTTTCTTCCGTCCAGATAAATGCTGCCGCTATCGGTGAAAAAGCTGCCGCAGATGGCGTTAAAGAGGGTGGATTTGCCTGCGCCGTTGGAGCCGATGATGGTGACGAAATCTCCCGGGGCCAGGTGCAGGCTCAGGTCCTGCAGGGCCACCTTTTCATTGATGGTGCCGGGGTTGAAGGTCTTGGAAATGTTTTCAATCTTCAGCATAGCGGCGGGCCTCCTTTCTTGCGGCCATACGGCGGCGCAGCATGGGAAGTTGCTTTTTGAAATAGGGGGTGGCGATGGCCAGCACCACGATCACCGAGGACACCAGCTTCAGCATGAAGGCTGGCATATCCAGCCGCAGGGCGATGGTGTACACCAGGCGGAAGGCAAAAGCGCCCACCACCATGCCCATGGCCCGTTTGAAAATGCTGCCCTTGCCCAGCAGCACCTGACCCATGAGCAGGGAGGCCAGGGCGATGGTCACCATGCCGGTGCCGATGTCGATGCTGACGGATTTCTGGCTCTGGGCCAGCAGACAGCCGGACAGGCCCGTGAAGGCGTTGGCCACGCACAGGCCCACGATGGTGGTGAAGGTGGGGTTGATGGAGGAGGAGCGGACCATGTCGGGATTGTCGCCGGTGGCGCGGATGGCCAGACCCAGGCGGGTGCGCAGAAACAGGGTCAAAAAT
This is a stretch of genomic DNA from Vescimonas fastidiosa. It encodes these proteins:
- the hydA gene encoding dihydropyrimidinase encodes the protein MRYLLKGGTVVSGRGTRRADVLVEDEKILQVGRSLRDPLARVVDVSGKLLLPGFIDAHTHFDLDVCNTTTIDDFDSGTKSAIRGGTTTIVDFACPNKGESLRYGLDLWHKKADGHCWCDYGFHMTIDDWNPSIEKEIDDMYAEGISSFKMYMTYPAMMIGDEAMYKALKKLKEKGGICGVHCENSGVISALIEEKKAAGRMGVSSHPETRPDFLEAEAVSRLLRIAQAVDIPVVIVHLTNAATLSEVTAARRRGQKVYVETCPQYLVLDDSVYYNEDYSRAARYVCAPPIRKSEDCRALWAGLRKGEIQTVSTDHCAFTLAQKEAGRGDFTKIPGGLPGVEARGELVYSFGVATRKISLATMCRVLSENPAKLYGMFPRKGILAPGADADIVVYDPQADHVLRAEDMQSRAGYTPYEGFVTRGSVSQVWLRGQLAVENGQVLGGQRGRYIVRGKNML
- a CDS encoding NUDIX hydrolase; translated protein: MLDLTEKLLQSHPIYNGRIIRVRRDEVLLPDGGHGLREVVDHPGGVGILALDDKGQVALVRQYRYAVGEHLWEIPAGKREKGEEPRITARRELHEEVGADAERWTDLGTLIASPGCYAERLYLYKAEGLTFTRQHLDEDEFLEVRFFPFEEVVEKCLNGQLQDAKTVAVVLKAKVLREKSGL
- a CDS encoding MBOAT family O-acyltransferase → MLFNSLKFMVFLPAVLVLYWALPHRFRKYLLLAASYYFYMCWKPEFIVLILFSTAVNYFCALCIRRYPGAKKPMLIADLIVNFGLLFFFKYLNFFGETLTALCRAVGIPFTAPALDIILPVGISFYTFQTLSYTIDVYRGKMEPERDFITFALFVSYFPQLVAGPIERADNLLPQLKKEQVFRYDQAAHGVRLMVWGFFKKCVCAAYLSRLADAVYNDASYASGGAAALATAAFALQIYCDFGGYSDIARGCSEMMGVELMVNFKAPYFALSMRDFWKRWHISLTSWFREYVYFPLGGSRRGFARTLRNTLIVFALSGLWHGASWTFVVWGLLHALYLCAELIWNRLRRNAPKAPGPCCKALLLLKTFVLACIAWTFFRADTMADALAVLGAAFAGLRHPLTWMQDAWHLLTAGGTLTAAITVFSVLVLLLGDLLDEKNDAMAAVGRLRPAARYALYVVFLLGILLLIPKTTAAPFIYFQF
- a CDS encoding GNAT family N-acetyltransferase, which translates into the protein MEAVITKAAAADLPAVAQIYEDIIARQDRGGPYIGWQSGVYPTLETARAALERDELFVQRRGEKVVGSAIINQTQVDVYAQAAWQYPAQDSQVMVLHTLVIDPSESAHGYGGQFAAFYEAYATQNGCPYLRIDTNARNEVARKFYKKLGYREVGIVPCRFNGLPDVDLVMLEKKIY
- a CDS encoding ABC transporter ATP-binding protein, giving the protein MLKIENISKTFNPGTINEKVALQDLSLHLAPGDFVTIIGSNGAGKSTLFNAICGSFFTDSGSIYLDGRNITFLPEYQRSRQIGRLFQDPMRGSAPHMTIEENLSLAAASGGWLSHVTRAEKAAFREKLAQLDMGLEDRMKQPVGLLSGGQRQALTLMMATFKPPKLLLLDEHTAALDPATAEKVLEITRRTVAENRITTLMVTHNMHQALELGNRTLMMDSGHIILDVSGAERSGMTVDDLLAKFKSGAGKALDNDRILLSE
- a CDS encoding ABC transporter permease — protein: MNILSLVQTALELGLICSLTVLALFLSYSMLNVCDLSTDGCFTLGAAVGATVAIAGHPYLAILAAMAAGVLSGFITALLQTKMGIDSLLAGIIVNTGLYSINIAVMGGSSLLNMNKTETVFTKARALLQGTVLSEQYKLLVAIIAVAAVVVFLTLFLRTRLGLAIRATGDNPDMVRSSSINPTFTTIVGLCVANAFTGLSGCLLAQSQKSVSIDIGTGMVTIALASLLMGQVLLGKGSIFKRAMGMVVGAFAFRLVYTIALRLDMPAFMLKLVSSVIVVLAIATPYFKKQLPMLRRRMAARKEARRYAED